The sequence below is a genomic window from Cicer arietinum cultivar CDC Frontier isolate Library 1 chromosome 6, Cicar.CDCFrontier_v2.0, whole genome shotgun sequence.
cctaacgtaactgcagtcaagcgttcccatctccattcctgtccgtagggtacgaaccggtagggccgtcctgactctcatctgagggcaaagcccagatttccacaatagttgtaaagggtcaccaaccagaaaataacagttaacacatagcaattaagtttttgaatgctcaaaacaacttttcaactaagcatgcaccttaacaggattttcaatatgcgaaaagttcatacagtacattgccaatgaaaatgaaggtaaaatgcagttctcgatctcctaattaacacataataaaacaagacatggatagattcatgagcaattaatcatacaactaaaactgaggattttcactgagccaatcgattgggcaatcgattggggtgaagatttttaatgaaaatagaatcctgggctgaatcaatcgatttggcaatcgattgacaggataacggagcccctgacttaataccaatcgatttccaaatcgatttcctgaaggtttttagtgaaattttgaactctggcttgattcaatcgattgggcaatcgattgacaggatagctgagcccctgacttaatggccaatcgattgggcaatcgatttcgtaagggatttttcgaaaactgattacaaaatcgattggctaatcgattttgttcatttggccaagcccctgacttccatccaatcgattgggaaatcgatttccctgatcatttttccaaaaattcatgaattaacctaagtcattcctaatcaagttcacaacttaacacttagcaatttctacgcgattaccacggcaattgggatctcgataaccatcttacttacacacaataatcaacacataacacttagcattttcaacgcaattaacacgataaatcaaattcaaatcactcaatcataaaactcaatcaaacacgactcgtgtgccaagcaccctaatgcaatgcgtatatgccaaaatgcatggactcggaattccaaaccaaaaccctcctcgaagggccgtaaatcataattgtaccgcctatcgcaggccaaagtaccaattaccgaggtgccacctatcacgggtcagcacgatttactaaaatgcgtaaatcataaacgtaccacctatcacgggtcagtacagttaccatggtgtcacctatcacgggtcaacacgatttactaaaagaaaaagcgggaatcgtaaacgtaccgcctatcacagaccagtactgtttacctaggtgccacctatcacgggtcagcacaattcaccaaaaatgtaaatcgtaaatgtaccacctatcacgggtcagtacagtttaccaaggtgtcacctatcacgggtcaacacgatttactaaaatgtaaatcgcaaacgtacaacctatcacgggtccgtacagtttaccaaggtgtcacctatcacgggtcgacacaatttaccaaatgaaatgcatgagcatacacagactccattcacaacaatcgttaagcaaatgcagatattaaaagattccccatttttaatacccatttaacttaaacgactttcaaacaacattaattaaataagtcattaagagattccccgttcttaataccgatttaacttaatgattttcaaaacaaaacgttaagcaaacagtcatattaagagattccccattcttaatactgatttatcttaatgattttcaaaacaaaacgttaagcaaacagtcatattaagagattccccattcttaatatacttttgacttaaacgattttcacacaaaatattcagtaaacgagtcattaagagattccccattcttaacactcatttaccggaacgattttcaaaaacgatcgttaagtaaccgggacattaagagattccccattctcaacgcccagttaacttaaaccttttcctcaaatgcacattaagtaaaccgaggtattaaaagattccccatttttaatactcgtttaactctaatggttttcaaattccacagaaacaaattcaaacatactttcacattcaaaccataattcacaacaaccacaccaattaacaaacatcaagtacgaacacaccaaatacaacgaacacaaatcacgcaacataacacccagatacatcaaatttcatttaccacgaaacattcatcattataaacaaaacctaactctaaggtttttacccataacgcactagtttcgtttttccccaactcgatacattaaaccctaacaaattccttcccacacaaccacagataagtccctaatgcaactagaagtttggaaggagcccttacctcaacgttagctttaacgtgcgtttccggtaccgcgagtaattccggtaaaatctccgctcgcaacgccgcttccaaattagttcactagcaccgtagcgtggtggtgagcaactttcccttctatctcttcgagaaatgaggtttggatctagaagaaacggaggggtttgtgtttggatctcaaataccgtttttcttcgttttcgaatcaaagaggaagagtggagttgcgaaatccttgttctaactctcacccaatcttgggttactagtcttgaagaaaagaaagcaacgaaaatgagaatgggagaaaggagggaaattgGCTCGCGGtcgcagaggaagaagatggacaATTGGGATTTTCTtgcctttctttttctttcctttgtttttttcctttcttcctttttccttccttccttttatactattttcttttccttttccttccttccttctagttttcctttctttttccctccaaacaaacatatatagataataaatataacttaacaaatatctcaaaatatctagatatttgttaaattaccgtttcacccgaaacgcattaaattatccgtaaaggattcaccgcagttaatttcaatttatttatcgacgagaaattttaattggcatcaaaatatctttttgattataaaactccaaaatattattaactttggctcaaaagcctccgagccaaaatccaaaatacaccaaaaatacataaatggtactttaaaattatgggtcttacactgcGCGCCGCTATTGTCTCCTGCACTACAATCTGTTATCAATCTACATTCTGCATTGTCATATTCGGGTAATAAAAGAACtccactaaatttttttttccgcaaatatgattttttttgctTTCTAATTCCTGTATAAAAGAGTTGGAAGCTATGTTTATCTTGgttgtattgattgtgttaAAATAATAGAGTAGAATGTTATTAGTTATgccaaattatttttgtagagctattttaagttgttatacttgtttttttttctttgaagttGTGATACCTGCAAAACAGAGCAATATATGGTTCATTCATTATTCCatactttttctttcatttaattattttattaaatttttaggtTACTTCATTTGGAAAGTTTGATCAAATATGTCATCTTCAAATGTTGATTGGAAGCCACGGGTTGGTATGAAATTTGATAATATAGATGTGGCTTATCAATTTTGGCTTACATACAGTGTCCATGCTGGTTTTGGAGTTAGAAAACGTTATGCGAACAAGAATAAAGACGGCACTATATCATCTTGTAGGTTTGTTTGCTCCAAGGAAGGGGTACGAAAGATAGACAAGAgagatgtttttgttaacatccATAAAGCCGAGACTAGAACGGATTGCAAAGCAAGAATTTCACTTGTATGCCAAAATGGAAATTTTGTCATCCATGAATTTGTAGAGGATCATAACCATCCTCTACAACTTCCAGAGACAACACACATGCTTGCATCACATAGGAAGATAACTGAAGTCCAAGCATATGAGATTGATTTGGCTGATGATTCTGGATTAAGGCAAAAGTCAACATTTCAACTTATGAGCACACATGCAGGAAACAGAGCAAATCTTGGATTTACACGGTTGGATGTGAAAAATTACCTCAGTGCAAGAAGACAAAGAAGTATGATGTACGGAGATGTTGGTTGTCTTTCACAATATTTTCAACGACAATTGTTGGAAAATCCGTCTTTTTTTCACGCATACCAAATGGATATAGAAGAACAAATCACaaatgtgttttggtgtgatgCAAATATGGTGTTGGATTACGGGTATTTTGGTGACGTTGTGTCATTGGACACTACATATTGTACCAATCATGCTAATAGACCGCTTGCTTTGTTTTCCGGTTTCAACCACTATAGGAGTTCGATCATTTTCGGTGCAGCACTATTGTATGATGAGACAATTGAGTCATTTAAGTGGTTGTTTGATACATTCTTACAAGCACACaaccataaaaaaccaaaattgatACAAATGGGAAAAGTGTACACGCACGTTGTATTTGAGTTGTTTCAAAACGAGTTTAAGTTATTCCTAGCTTTATCGATATTAGAGAGAAATGAGTCTCACTCTTTATGTGAATATGTCATAACTATGGTTAACCATGAAGGATTTTGGAGAGTGTCATTCGATCGTGCTTCAACCTCTATTACTTGTAGTTGTCGAAAGTTTGAGACATTTGGCATACTTTGTTCACATGCATTGAAAGTGTTTGAAGCAAATGATGTGAAGGTCATTCCTGAGAAGTATATTTTAAGAAGGTGGGCAAGAGAAGCTCGTTGTGGCATTGTGCACGATTTTAGGGGAAAAGAGGTTGAAGGAGATCCAAAGTTATCTCGAACACGGAAGTTTAGACAAGTTGTCTCTAAATTTATTAGAGTGGCGGCCGAGGCATCGCCTTGTGAAGAACACCTTAAGATTGTTGATAACTATGTAGATGTCATGTGTAAGAAAATAAAGGAATGTCGCTTACAAGTCATAGACAATGAAATTAATGAGAACCCGACATTTGTGAGTAATAATGTTATGCAACCAACGGGGTTCAAGATACGGCCTAACTTAAAGAGACACATGCATAAGCGTCCTAAGAGttttattgaaaagaaaaaagctCCGTCTAGAAGGAAAAAAGCTCAGGTATATAAGTTAATATATggatcaattttttaattttacatgcATTATGCTtggttttaatttaaaaaataattttaggatAAACTTGGAGAAAGTCACATGCTCGACAAAGTATCTTGTTCAGCACCTCCAACTTATGAGCCCCCACAAACACAAAAGGATCAGTTCAGTTTCACAACATTGTTGAtggtaattttatttgtgttttaaaatggAGAATACTTTCTTTTAAATCTATCATAAtgttaattagtttttattattatgtaggCACCCCTTGATGAGACAAACGTTCCAACATTATACTGATTGGGAGTGACTGATTAGGAGTAATACTTTTGATATATTAATGATGTTACTAGAGTTGTAAGCATTTAGTTCATAGTGATATGTTGCGTAAAGAATTAGAAGATGTACCACATATGTTCCATATCTATTTTGCTTTATATTGTGTATCCTGCATAATTTTGCTTTAATATTCATAGAATATCATTGTTGcgttaatttgtttttgtgcAAATCTATTTTGCTTTATatgaatcatttaattaatttgacaagaaaaatGTAGTGAAACAAAGATACTCAattcattatatttaaaaatattttacaatagaACAAGCGGTGTTGAATTCAGTATCAAATATATCATATCTCTACTTTACAAAATTCCTATAATCAATCTTGAATTATAagtatcaaattcttttgaGCAGTGTTGATGTCTTTTTGCTTGTGTTATCAACTCTTTGGATGGAGCCTTTTGTGGGCAGAATCTGCAATTGTGTATAAATTCAGAAACTCGGCAGCATGGTCCTCATGATCAATCTGCAGTTGTGTTTAACCTGGTATTTCCAAGAATCTGCAGTTGTGTATAAATTCAGAATCTGCAGTTGTGTATAACCTGGTCTTTCCAAGAACCCTTCAAGAAGAAAAGAattgttaaaacaaaattttaaaaaataaacagaagAAATATTGTTTCAATCAGCTCCTTAAAGGTTATTAAAGCATATGATATGATATCAATATATTTGTATGGGAAAAGTATAGCagaaatgtttttctttttcaacttcAAAACCATATCAGTAGATTTTGACTCAACAAACATTCTCATCAGTATATTATATGTCAACGTATTAGGCCTGCACTTAAGTTCCTTCATTTTAGCATACATCTGATGTGCACCATTCACATTATGCAACTCAGCTATGCATccaaaaattgaattgaaagtGCTTGCATTAGGATCGACCCCtttatttaattgatgaatTATAGCTATCATACTGTCATACCAGTCGTAATatgatgaattatttaattGCTATGGCAGAATTACATGTCGAAAGTCACACCTAGTCTCTAGCAGGACCATTAAATATCAAACATAATTCAGCTAAAGTAACtagtaaataatataaaactagAGGATGATAGACATTCAAGACGTTTTAGTGCATTCAAAGCACTTACAAATACAACATAATCGAGGAGAACATATGGAAACAACCAACCACCTCATTGTCATTCTCATGTTATATTTTCAGTATTATTAATAAGAACAATACAAAAAGGTAAAATAGAGAAACAGATGTTGGTTACTTACGATAGGATTCAAAATAGCTTtctaaagataaaattatttgtctcaatatatggaagaaaaaaagtCTAAAGTGattgttgataatattaatgcAAGATAAATTACCTGTCATCTCATCATTCACTTTCATATAAGAGAATCTACCTTTAGCATAAGAGAATCCTACTCCAATTGGTGTCTCCAAATACAACATGTTTGCCTCTGCAACACAAAGTAACTAAGTCTATTATCATAATGAGAGAATTCCATGAAATGTAATGCAATGATTAATAATCCAATATAACACCTCTATTCCAACTATGATCATTTTTAATCAGAACTTCACCATTTGGTCTGAAAGGTCCATTTTCAGAAAATGCACTTATTCCAATAGAAGAACAGCCTGGTCctgtacaaaaaaataattaccttacacatacaaaaacaaaataattaccTTACACATATAAAAACTCCTTAGGAATATTTAAATCCaattttgaaactaaaatatgtataaacaatacaaaaaggTAAAATAGAGAAACAGATGTTGGTTACTTACTATAGGATGGCCTTGTGCAGTCTTAAGAAGAAATAGAGGAAGctgcaaaaaaaatgaactttttttataaatccaAACAGAAAAAAGTAATCAAAGGGTGAAAATTAACATATACTATAACAATAACTAACATATAACAATAactattcatataaaaattGAGGATTCATCACAAATCAAAATTTGAGAACCACAAACCCTAAAATTCAAGTTTGggaacttttaaattattacaatttgTCATTCTTCAATGGAATTCCATAAAAACACTAAGCTGAAATTGAATAATTGAGAAATTGACCATACCTAGAAAATTGTTCTATAAAGGAGATAGTGAAATCCCCCAAATTTTTTGAGCTCACCGAAACCAAATCAATAGGTGTTGATTCAGATGTGAAATTGGTATCTGGATCCCAAAAGCCACATACGAATTTCTGAATTTTTCGACACGGATTGGACGTTGCGAAGCCAAATTGGATCGATGCCATGGAAGCAAAGTGTTTAGAGCATgcgtttttcttcttcttgaacTTCTGTTTAGGCCACGAGACAATAGCGGCGCGCGACGGTGGTCAGCGGCGGCGGTCAGCGGCGGTGGTCAGTGGACAAAGGTGTGGGGGAATGAAGATGCCATGGAAATGAAGGGTTCTAAGTGAACTTGAGGAAGAAAGAGTGGAAAAGGCTGATgcttttagtttaaaaataataaggcCACGTGGCTCTTTCTGAAGCATCtgattaatccaatggcacaaaatGGGTGAAAGGTAGGGTGCCTTTCCCGCCTCTAAGTCAGAGAATCCTTTTCCATAGTTATGGCACCTGATTCGAATATTTTAACTAACAAtaaagatattaaatattttaaacaatgtaacatctgataatttgatattgaaTAATTATGTGTTTGTTTTTATGTGGCTCAAAATGATCAAGTGTAATTGCAAGTTTTAGTGGTTTTTTGTTTGACACACATTCTTTCTATATATAGTGTTAAAGTTAAAgggtttaattttgttttctatatttGTAACAAGATTTCATATGATCtttgaaaattcatattttatttcaagatttaattttttataaagatttaTTCAATATTTAGTTAAATAAGCATTAATTGCTCCACAAGATTAAACAAACATTAATTtctcaaagaaataaaataagcaTCTATTATGACATTGGCACTTAATGTCTTAAGCATCTATTATGACATTAATTtctcaaagaaataaaataagcaTCTATTACTTGAAGAGTATAGAAGAAGGACTCGATGGAAGAACGATCCAATAATCAAGTGTTTGTTTCTTTGTGACTTAGAATGATAAGTGTGAATTGCAAGTTTTTGTAGTTTTTTGTTTGGCATACATTGTTTCTATATATAGtgtaaaagttaaaatatttatttttgttttcaatatttgtAACAAGATTTCATAATATCTTAAAAAATCCATATCTTAtataaagatttaattatttttggaaaGATTATTTTAAGATTTGGTTAATTAAGCATTAATTACTCAAAAAGATTAAACAAAGAttaatttctcaaaaaataaaaaataaacatccaTTATGACAATTGCACTTAATATCTTAGtaagatttaattattttttaacataaagcaacgagtataaaatataaagtaaattattttgaagatatatattaaaaatgtttcggtagtaaaagattttttttttgttttttatacaaaaaaaaaaatattatgttagacaatcatacaattaataactaattattattttttattttactaaaaaaatataatttttgttagttgtatttgagtaaaaaaaatattattttaagtatttcaataatatttatgttaaattgtAGTTTCAatcttctattttaaattctaacaaTTTTGGTACCTTGCTTAAATTTTTTggtctaaaaataataaaatagaatatgtTAAGTAAtgtaacatatgataaaataatattaaatatttataagtgttttttttttttttttttttgacccAGAGCGATCAAGTGTGAATTACAAGTTTTTATGGTTTTTTGTTGGTCCCGCATTGTTTCTATATATAATGTAAAAGAAAAATGGTTTAACTTGCTTTCTATATTGTAACAAGATTTCACATGATCGTTGaaaatttatcttatttcaagactaaattattttttgaaatattattttaagattttgttAAATAAGCATTAATTGCTGAACGTGcattaatttctaaaaaaaaaaaaaacaaatcaaataggCATCCATTATGCCATTAGCACTTAATatcttaataaaatttaattattttttaacataatgcaacaagtataaaatataaactaaattaattttgaaaatataaattaaaagtatttttgaagtaaaagattttttgttttttttttacaaaagtaaAAGATTATGTTCTTATATCTTTTTTCTATTAGACaatcatataattaataagtagttattatatttcatttgagtaaaaaaaatataatttttatagttcCATATGAATAAAcgtagtttaaaaaaattagtcaaaaaaaaaagtgtgaaATATATTCGATAATAGTTATGCTAAATAGTAATTTCGgtcttctattttaaatttcaacagtTTTTGGTATCTCTCTCGACTTTTTGACTAAAAATTGTAATATGACATATTATAAACAATGTAACATATGATATGGTGACATTGAATAATTATAAGTGTTTGCTTTTGAGTCATAACAATTAGGGTTGTCTATGGTgcaaaaaattgaattgaattaaacTATGttaattatttggtttaatgtTTTTAAATCACTTTCGAATCAAGTTCGGTTCTGAACCGATTCGaaactgatttataaaaataaaccaGTTTAATATTATGAACAAATTTTTAGTTAGAATCAGTTCGAGTTAGTTcttcggaaaaaaaaaattgaaattcttttgaaaagAATTTGGTAAATTCTTTCaagaatttttctttttgatttttcttttaaaaaaa
It includes:
- the LOC101507947 gene encoding protein FAR-RED IMPAIRED RESPONSE 1-like, which produces MSSSNVDWKPRVGMKFDNIDVAYQFWLTYSVHAGFGVRKRYANKNKDGTISSCRFVCSKEGVRKIDKRDVFVNIHKAETRTDCKARISLVCQNGNFVIHEFVEDHNHPLQLPETTHMLASHRKITEVQAYEIDLADDSGLRQKSTFQLMSTHAGNRANLGFTRLDVKNYLSARRQRSMMYGDVGCLSQYFQRQLLENPSFFHAYQMDIEEQITNVFWCDANMVLDYGYFGDVVSLDTTYCTNHANRPLTIESFKWLFDTFLQAHNHKKPKLIQMGKVYTHVVFELFQNEFKLFLALSILERNESHSLCEYVITMVNHEGFWRVSFDRASTSITCSCRKFETFGILCSHALKVFEANDVKVIPEKYILRRWAREARCGIVHDFRGKEVEGDPKLSRTRKFRQVVSKFIRVAAEASPCEEHLKIVDNYVDVMCKKIKECRLQVIDNEINENPTFVSNNVMQPTGFKIRPNLKRHMHKRPKSFIEKKKAPSRRKKAQDKLGESHMLDKVSCSAPPTYEPPQTQKDQFSFTTLLMAPLDETNVPTLY